ACTTCTTTTAGAAGGACACTGCGTGGTGGGTAGTTTGACTGGGGTGGTCGCCTCCAAAAGAGTAACGGAGGCTTTCAAAGGTACCCTCAGCACGCTTGGTAACCGTGCGTAGAGTGTAATGGCATAAGGGTGCTTGACTGTGAGACCTACAAGTCGATCAGGTGCGAAAGCAGGACATAGTGATCCGGTGGTTCCGTATGGAAGGGCCATCGCTCATAGGATAAAAGGTACTCCGGGGATAACAGGCTAGTCTCCCCCAAGAGCTCACATCGACGGGGAGGTTCGGCACCTCGATGTCGGCTCGTCACATCCTGGGGCTGGAGAAGGTCCCAAGGGTTGGGCTGTTCGCCCATTAAAGTGGCACGCGAGCTGGGTTCAGAACGTCGTGAGACAGTTCGGTCTCTATCTATTGCGGGCGTTAGATGTTTGAGAGGGCTTGATTCTAGTACGAGAGGACCGAATTGAACAAACCTCTGGTGTATCAGTTGTTCCGCCAGGAGCACCGCTGAGTAGCTACGTTTGGAAGAGATAAGCACTGAAAGCATATAAGTGCGAAACTCGCCTCAAGATGAGACATCTTTTAAGGGTCGTGGGAGATGACCACGTTGATAGGCTATAGGTGTAAAGTTGGTAACAGCATAGCCGAGTAGTACTAATTACCCGTAGATTTATAGCCTAATTGGCAACTGCTTAATTGCGCAATTAAAGGTTCTCTCTTTGTGAATATTCTTATCGATAAAACCAGAAGTTAGAAACTAGATATTAGAAGTTAGTTTTTTACTAATCTCTAACTACTAAAATCTAACCTCTTATATACAACCTTTAGGGTGGTTTTAGCGGTGGGGCTCACCTGTTCCCATTCCGAACACAGAAGTTAAGCCCACCAGCGCCGATGGTACTGCGAAAGCGGGAGAGTAGGTCGCCGCCAGTTTTTTTAAAAGTCTCATACATGAATTTGTATGAGACTTTTTTTGCGATATACCCAAAGATTTATCTTTGCAATAAGCAATAAGCAATAAGCAATAAGCAATAAGCAATAAGGTAATAGGTAATAGGGAATAGGGAATAGGGAATAGGTAATAGGTAATAGGGCGCTCCTTCGGAGCGACACCATTGTAGCATATAATAGGAACCAAATGCCTCAGAGCTCCGGAGGAGCGACACTATTATTCAAATTACATTTATCCTTTATTTTCTTAAAAAACTCATGACAAGCATATTTATCTCTTGAATAAAATATGCTATTAATCTGAATCTTTGTTTTATGCTGGCTCTCCTAGCCCGGATAGCAGTAGCAGGAAATATATTCTATCCCAATCTCTTATAGCTCCTTCGGAGCGTAACCTTTGTAGCAGCAGGGAATAATTCTATCCCAATTCCTTATAGCTCCGGAGGAGCGACACCTTTGTAGCAGATAATAGGAACCAAATGCCTCAGAGCTCCGGAGGAGCGACACTATTATCCAAATTACATTTATCCTTTATTTTCTCAATAAACTCATCATAGGCATATTTATATCTTGAATAAAATATGCTATTAATCTGAATCTTTGTTTTTATGCTGGGTTTCCTAGCCCGGATAGCAGCGACATCCTTTTTCTTGACGAAAGGGAAAAGCGGAGGGTGTCATGAAAAAGATACAGCGGAGAGCCGGAAATAGCTCCTGAAAATTAAATTATTTTAAAGAGAACTTATCGTAAATACAATTTTACTGTTATAAGTTGCTGCGGGAATTGTTACCGAAACTCCACTCAGCTGTAATTGAATAGGAATGTTTGAATAAGTTGCTAATGCTGCTACCGCAACAATTCTAAATAATTCAATATCGGTAAGTGTTATTGTTTGGTAAGTCGTTCCGCCACTTATTGTACATAAAAGACATATTGTAGATCCATCTCCTGTTCTTTTAGTACTCAATATTAAATTTGAATTCCATGTTGGATTAGACTCATAATGTACTGAGACCTTTCCACTCGCTAGCAGTAATGGGACACCTGCTGTTAATAGTATTTGATTGGTTGCACTTTCATAAGTTCCTGCATAGTTTGAACCGGCTGCAGTAATTGATGGTATTGTCACTGTCCAGTTATTTCCTCCTACGGTTAAAGATCTTTGAGCTTTTAGCGTACAGAATAATAGTAAAGAGAGTATCAAAGTTATTTTGAATAAATACCTTCCATAAAAGATAGTATAATTTGTTTTCATCTTCGTTTTTTATTTATTCAGTGATTGTGTACGTAATTATGACAGGCGTATTTGCTCTTTCAGATAGATTACTATAAGTATTTGCCGATAAGCTTATGGTCAGCCGATGGCCGTTGTTTGCGCCATTCCCTGTATATGCACCTCCTATTCCGCTGATTATTGTTTGTGATGTTGTATTTAATGTTACCTGAGCAGATGGTGTTCCTAATGTTCCACCTCCGGAACCGGAAGCTGTTGCTGCCTGAATTTTAATATCGATTCCAGGGATTACTTGGTTGATTGAGGCGGTAATTTTTCTGGTAAGTCCTCCTAAAGCTATTGCGGATGTGTAATTAATCCATTTTGTTGTATTAACAGCTGGTGCAACAATAGGATTTCCTGCTTCTGTAGGAGCTGTGAAATTCATTGTAATAACTCCACTAGGCTTAATATCCATTAAAGTAACAATGGGTAAAGTTACAGCCACAGTACGATTTCCTGTAGTTTGTGAATACAGATTGGCGGAGATCATAAAGCTGACAAAAAAAACTAATTTGGAGTAATTCATTTCCGCTTTTTATTTTCGTTATAACTTACCTTGATGGTTTCCTGCTGATATTTTATTTCTGATGATTGCTTAATGACATTAATGATTATATTTTTAGTTTCGTCAGATTTTAGATTAAATTCAAACTGGTCAATTGGGATTTTATATTTTTTGTCTAAACCGTTTCTGTAAATTTTAACCTTCCAATCTCCGGGACGCAGATATGTAAAATCAAAATAATCTCCCAAAAGTGCCAGTTTTCTAAATATCTGATTACCGTTTGTAACTTCAATAATCAGATTTTGATTTTTCTTTTTATTAGTTGAAAGCTGAGCAAATTGCAAATTACTTTCATGTTCTTTATATTCTATTTTTCCCTGAATCTTTGCAGCACTCGTTAATCCAAAACTGTAAATGTTTTCTTTACCGGCTAAAATTAATGATACTGGGACATTTTGGTCGGCAATATCATTGATTTCTGTAGTTGTTCGGTCGATTTCTAAAACATAATCTCCTGGATTTACATTTTTAAATAGGTAATCTCCGTTTTTGTTGGTGACCGAAAGATGATTTCCCATCATCAGGCGAATTCCTTCAACTTTTTTTACCCCTAAGTTTTTTATGTTTCCTGACAGCGTAGTATATTCTGCAATTTTTTGAGTCGGAATATTCATTCTTAAAGTATAACGCAACGAAAAGATAAAATCTTTATTTCCCAATTCTCCACGCTGCAAATTGTACCTCGTTGAAATATCCACCTCATGCCCTTTAAAAATTTGTTGATGAAAAAGAAGCTCAAAAAGATTTCTATCTTTATAATAATCTTCAGGCATATAATTGTTCTGATAAAAAAGGCTGAAATAAGATTTATCTGAAAAGCGACTTAAAACTCTTGCTCCAAAATAAAATTGCTTCTCATTTTTCAGTTGGTATCGAGATGTGAGTGCATAACTTCCATATATATTAAATGAGGTTTTAAATTTTTCAAAACCAATATTAGCAGTATAAAAACTAGATTTTCCAGAAAAACCAGTCAGAAAATTATCAGTTTTTCCAAATTGCCCATCAATGTTTAGCTGGAATATTCCGATTTGCTGATTAAGAGTGAGTTTAAAAAAACGTTCTTTATAATCAAATTCTTTGGGCATTAAGCGGTCTTCATATCTTTGGGAACCATTGTAAACATAAATATTTCCGTTATTAGAATATTTATATTGAATTCCATATTGCAAAAATTTACGATAAGGCGCTGCAAAAAATAAGGTGTCACGCTGGAAGTTTTTAGCATCCTGCACATAGTTTGCTATCACATTAATCCTCTTAGATAACTGATACTGAAGATTACCGTTAATAGTATTGGTATTATTAAAATATCCCGCATATTCAGGGCTGGCTCTCATATACATTACATTTGCATTTATTTTATTATAATTTGCAATGGTTTGTATCATATACGCTGTTCCATCTGTTTTTTCTGTTTTGCTGTATGCTGTTTCCCCCGAAACTTCAAGATTTTTATTGAGTTTAAATTTTCCTGTGAGGTAAGGTAGATGTGCATTTGAATCTAGTCTTATATTGCTAAAGGCTAAATCTGTATTTTCCTTTCTCGGAGTTTTGTACAAATATCCTACAGTAATTTCCGATTGTTTTGCAATTTTAAATTTAGAATAGATATTAAATTCATCTTTAATATCTCTGAAAAACCTTGGGTGATTATAAAAACCTCCAAAACTTATCTTTTTTAGGTTAAAACGAATTTCTGCACCTCGGCCATATCTGGCATATTCGGTTAGAAAAGAAGAAGAATAATTTTTATCCCCCAAATGAATAAAAAGATTTTTTCGGGTGTAATTCACAAAATATTCTTCATATTGAGTAAAAGAATTAAAGTCTATAGGATTTTTGGTAACGGCATGAAACTCTAAAGTGTTTTTATTTTCACTGTCTAAACTTCCCTTTCCATAAAGCTCACCCTGAAAACCATTTTTATATTGACCTCGATTTTGCATGCCCAGCATAGCAAGAGATGCCGAAACCGGAAATCTGTGGTAAATATCATCTTCAATGGGTTTTATAGAAATGATTTTTACAGTCGAATAGGCAATTTGATTTTCTTGAGGATGGTCTTTAGAATAAACAGAAAGATTTAGATTCTGAAACTCATTTTTACTCAAATTCGATGAAGTAATTTTACTAATGGTAATTTTTTTACTTTCCCCAGGAGCTAAAATTAAAGACGTATTTTCATCAACGACAGCATTTTTGCTTTCTAAAATTAAATTTTCAGAAACGTTTCCATCATTTTTTAAAAAGAAAATAGATTTAATTATTTCCCCAGCTTTTATAAACTCTGGTGAATCTAAAAGGGTGAGGGAAAGCTTTCTGTTTGCAGAAATCAATAATTCTGTAGTTTGGGTAAACTTTTCACCTGTAGTTATTTCGGTTCCTTCCAGTACAACAGAATGTTTGCCTTGTGGTGCTTCTGTTGCAATCTGTAAAGGGACAATGTAGATTTTACTTTCATTTGGGGCAACACGTATTTCACCATTTTTTAAAATAGGAGTGATGAGATGGTGAGAAGTTTCAGCTTTCAAATGATAATTTTTTGCCATGGAACTCTTATTTTCTATTGTAAAAGAAACAGAAGTAGATGTTCCCGGTTTCAGACTATCTTTTTTTTGAGAAAACAGAGAAGCTGGGAATAGCAGGATATAATAAATAATCCATTTTTTAATCATTTTTTACTTCTAGTTCTACATTGAGAGCGAAAGCATTTTCTTCTTCATCGGTAGCAATTAGTACGGCATTATATTTATCTGGAGATATTTTGCTGATATCGATATGATAATATTTTGAAGTTTGGGGTAATAATCCCGACGCCATACTCGAAAAATTTCCGAGTTTTTCTCCTGTTTTTTTGTTGTAAATCTCAACGGTTACGGTTGGTTTACAATAAAGGTTTCCTTTGTTGGCAATAGCTACTTTTAGCATTTGCTTTCCTTCTTGTTTTTCAATCTTTATACCTTCAAATTTTAAATCAGGCTTTGCTTTTTCTGAATCGAAATCTGTAATCACCTGAATTGCATAGCGAATAATCGAGGTAATATTTACACCCTGTTTGTTATTATTGGGATTTATCTCCTCCACGGGTTCTACCATAATTACACTCCAATACGTTCCTGGTTCGGAAATATTGTTGGGAACGTTTATTTCATAATAAACTTCTGTTTTTTGTTTAGCTTTCAGAGTAACAAGATTGGTATTCATTTTTATCCAACCAGAATTTGTCTTACTGTTAGTTTGAGGGGCGGAGTAATAGATGGTACCATTAGATTTATAACTGTAATCTTGAAGAAACAGTTTTACACTTTGTATTTGATTGCCTGTATTTTCTATTTCAATTTTTCCCTTGTAAACTTTTCCGTTTTCTATATTGTAAGAATGTGAAAGCCCATTGATAACCACAATACCGGCTTTCAGGAAACAGAATTGAAGGAAGAAAATGAGCAATACGAGAATGCTCTTTATCATTGTTTTGTAAAGTTTGGTGTTTAAAATTGATAAAACAAAATCAAGAAGAAATAGATTTCTCTTTTTCTTCTTGATTGTAAAAGATGAAATCGGGTAAATTAATTATCCGAAATCGTATACGTGACAGTTGCTACCGTAGCTGCCACTGCTTGTAAATTATCATAAATAGCTACACTACCAGAACCACCTCCCGCGGCCAGAGCATAGGTTAGATTATGACCATTACCGGCTCCGTTACCGGTATAAGCACTTCCTATTCCTGAAATAATGGTTTGGTCTGTTGTGCTTAGTGTTAACTGTGCAGCCGGATTTCCTACTGATCCTCCTCCAGAACCAGTAGCCGCCGCCGCCGTTAAGTGAATATCAATTCCATCAATGATAGGGTTTACCCTTACAGAGACAGTACGTGTAGGTTCTGCAACCGATTTAATAGAAGAATAATTTAACCAAAGCGTGCTGTTGGCAGCGGTTGGAGTCACAGCATTTCCCGCTTCTGTGGGTGCTGTAAATCCTAAAGTAATGTTTTTTGTAGCCTTGGGTTCAATATCAACTAGTGCAACTTCAGGTACAGAAATAGTTACAGTGTGATTGTCTGTGTTTATTTGAGCTTTAAGATTTGCAGATAGAGCAAATACAGCAAAAGTCATAGCTAAGCTAAATGTTGTTTTTTTCATGGTTTTAGTATTTTGAATTGTGAAGTTAATAAAATTCATTAGAATATGATATAATAAATAACAATAATTTATTGTTAAATTTTCATTACTTTATATTTTACCGCATTATGATGAATAATTACTAAAGCTAGTGTGATGGATTTTGTGACCTTAATCACTATAAAAAAGTCTTATACAGAAAACTGTATAAGACTTTTTAAGGTTTTAAAAATGTATCTAAAACTAAATAGAATCTATTGCAGATTTCTCAAATTCTACTCTTCCTGCAAAATGCCAACTGTTGGTATTAGATTTTATTTTGAAATCGTACCAGCCTTTTGTTTTGTCTAAGTTTAGATTTATTTTTTCTTCATGTGCATTAAGAGACAGCTCGCTTATGTAATCGGTATATTTGTTTTCTAAGCTAATGTTTAATGTGTTGGTAGAAAGATTAATGAGTTTTATATCTACTTCATGTGTTGAGATATTGGTAGATAAAGTTACTTC
The sequence above is a segment of the Chryseobacterium turcicum genome. Coding sequences within it:
- a CDS encoding COG1470 family protein; the protein is MIKKWIIYYILLFPASLFSQKKDSLKPGTSTSVSFTIENKSSMAKNYHLKAETSHHLITPILKNGEIRVAPNESKIYIVPLQIATEAPQGKHSVVLEGTEITTGEKFTQTTELLISANRKLSLTLLDSPEFIKAGEIIKSIFFLKNDGNVSENLILESKNAVVDENTSLILAPGESKKITISKITSSNLSKNEFQNLNLSVYSKDHPQENQIAYSTVKIISIKPIEDDIYHRFPVSASLAMLGMQNRGQYKNGFQGELYGKGSLDSENKNTLEFHAVTKNPIDFNSFTQYEEYFVNYTRKNLFIHLGDKNYSSSFLTEYARYGRGAEIRFNLKKISFGGFYNHPRFFRDIKDEFNIYSKFKIAKQSEITVGYLYKTPRKENTDLAFSNIRLDSNAHLPYLTGKFKLNKNLEVSGETAYSKTEKTDGTAYMIQTIANYNKINANVMYMRASPEYAGYFNNTNTINGNLQYQLSKRINVIANYVQDAKNFQRDTLFFAAPYRKFLQYGIQYKYSNNGNIYVYNGSQRYEDRLMPKEFDYKERFFKLTLNQQIGIFQLNIDGQFGKTDNFLTGFSGKSSFYTANIGFEKFKTSFNIYGSYALTSRYQLKNEKQFYFGARVLSRFSDKSYFSLFYQNNYMPEDYYKDRNLFELLFHQQIFKGHEVDISTRYNLQRGELGNKDFIFSLRYTLRMNIPTQKIAEYTTLSGNIKNLGVKKVEGIRLMMGNHLSVTNKNGDYLFKNVNPGDYVLEIDRTTTEINDIADQNVPVSLILAGKENIYSFGLTSAAKIQGKIEYKEHESNLQFAQLSTNKKKNQNLIIEVTNGNQIFRKLALLGDYFDFTYLRPGDWKVKIYRNGLDKKYKIPIDQFEFNLKSDETKNIIINVIKQSSEIKYQQETIKVSYNENKKRK
- a CDS encoding phospholipase domain-containing protein, yielding MKPSIPLPCNYDVNLKSNKIVMTNLKETPVSLIIYDKNKFNTKDYYFSFTLPSNDEISHTVDIEKYSYEIIGSNGFVRKFKGTKKTELEVTLSTNISTHEVDIKLINLSTNTLNISLENKYTDYISELSLNAHEEKINLNLDKTKGWYDFKIKSNTNSWHFAGRVEFEKSAIDSI
- a CDS encoding WxL protein host-binding domain-containing protein, with the translated sequence MIKSILVLLIFFLQFCFLKAGIVVINGLSHSYNIENGKVYKGKIEIENTGNQIQSVKLFLQDYSYKSNGTIYYSAPQTNSKTNSGWIKMNTNLVTLKAKQKTEVYYEINVPNNISEPGTYWSVIMVEPVEEINPNNNKQGVNITSIIRYAIQVITDFDSEKAKPDLKFEGIKIEKQEGKQMLKVAIANKGNLYCKPTVTVEIYNKKTGEKLGNFSSMASGLLPQTSKYYHIDISKISPDKYNAVLIATDEEENAFALNVELEVKND